The Pseudomonadota bacterium genomic interval CCCTTGAGCTCGAGCACCAGCACGCCGCTCTCGGCGCGCAGGTCGTGCGTTAGGTGCCTTGCCTGGGGCGGTGCGCTGACCCATGCCAGCGCCTCGTCCCAGCTGCTGTTGCCGAAGATCCCGACCGGGCAAGGCATCATCATGCCCAGCAAGCGAGATGAGTTGCGAAGCCATCCGATGTCGGTGACGATGGCGCAGCGTTCCAGCAAGCGCAGGTGTTGGAGCCCCAGCCGCATGTCCTCGAGGGCTCCCACCGGCGTGAAACCTTCGAAGTCGGGAGTGAAGTGGTAGAGAAAACGCACCCTGCCCCCTCGGCTTCGGGCATCGGACAGGAGGGGACGCAGCACATCGTTGTAGTCCTGCTGGGTGACTTTGCCCCCGGCTCGCAGGCCGTAGACGTCCGCAGGTAAGTCGGTCAATCGCTCGAGCATGGCTCATCTCCATTGGGTGCCGGACGGCAGGTTGCTCCATTGGGCGCCGGACGGCAGGTTGCTCCATTGGGTGCCGCACGGCAGATTGCGGCCCATTGTACGCTAAGGGCCCGCGGAAGAATAACTCATCCGTTTCGCCGGTTCTGACCACCGCTGGCTATGTTGCACCTCCTCGAAGTATCCCCAATACTCCTCGTCGTCGCGCCTCGCCAGCGGCGCCGATCGGCGCTCCAGCAACGTTCTGAGTTGGCGCGGGCCGCGTTGCATGTTGGTCTGGCTTGGAGTAACGGTGGCAACCATGAGTAAGCGTCGAATCGTCCTGGGTATCGCTTGCGGGGTGTGGCTTGCGGCATGTTCACAGGCAGCCCCCGCGGGTGGCGGCGCCTCGGGGACGGGCGTGGTACCCCCGCCTCCGTCCGCGTCCGGCACAGTCGGCGCCGCTGGGACGCGTCCGGTCGCGGGCAACGCCGGAACCCGGATCACGGCCGGCGGCGGGGGCACGGCTGCGGGTGGCCGTGCCGGTGGGGGCTTGGCCGGGGTAGGTGGTCGGAGCGGCGTCGGGGGTATCGGCGGCCAGGCAGGTTTCGGCGGCGCGGCTGGCGGCGGTGGCTTGGGCGGGGTCGGCGGTGGCCTGGGCGGGGTCGGCGGCATGACGCTCTGCCAGTTTCCGCGTGCCGATTGCGACGGCAACGGCACGTGTGAGACCACGCTCACCACGTCAGAGCAAAACTGCGGAATGTGCGGCCACGAGTGCCGACTCGCCAACGCCGATCAGGCGTGCGTGAACGGCCAGTGCCAATTGGTCGGCTGCCAGGCGGGTTGGGGCAACTGCGACTTGAATCCACTCAACGGCTGCGAAACCCAGGGCACCTGCACCGGTACGGGCATGGGCACCTGCCCGGTTGGCCGCGCCGACTGCAACGGCGACGGGACGTGCGAAACGCAGCTCAACACCGAGATGAACTGCGGCTTCTGCGGTGGCGTCTGTCAGTTGCCGCACGCACAGCAGCACTGCCAGCAGGGCCAGTGCCAGCTTGGCCAGTGTGAGCAGGGTTGGGCCAACTGCGACCTGAATCCGCTCAATGGGTGCGAGGTGCAGGGTACCTGTCTCGGCCCGGGCACAACGCTTTGCATGTTTGGGCACGCGGACTGCAACCGCGATGGCGTATGCGAGGTCAGCACGTTGACCTCGAATCAACACTGCGGCGCCTGCGGGGCTCGTTGCGAGCTTCCCCACGCATCCGAGAGCTGCCAACAGGGATCCTGCACGCTGCAGGGATGTGACCCGGGTTGGAGCAACTGCGACGGCAACCCCTACAACGGGTGCGAAACCTCCGGTCCATGTGTTGGGCCCGGCGCAGGCGGTTTCGGCGGCTTTGGAGGCTTCGGCGGCTTTGGAGGCTTCGGCGGTATTGGAGGCTTCGGCGGTATTGGAGGCACCGGCGGTATTGGAGGCACCGGCGGTATTGGAGGCTTCGGCGGCTTTGGAGGCACCGGCGGGACGGTGTGCCCGGCAGGCCGAGGCGACTGCGACAACAACGGTAGCTGCGAAACCAACGTCTACACCTCCGAGAGCCACTGCGGGGCATGCGGCAACCAATGCTCGTTCCCCTACGCGAGCGAGCGTTGCATCAGCGGCCAGTGCACGATCGTCAGTTGCAACAGGGGCCGCTACAACTGCGACGGCAACCCTTTCAATGGCTGCGAAACGAGAGGCACCTGCACGAACGTGGGAGGTAGCGGCCAGTGCCAGCCGGGCACTGCCAACTGCAGCGGCGGCCCCAATTGCGAGACCAACCTGTTGACGTCTCGGGACCATTGCCGCGGCTGCAATCGTCGCTGCCGGTTGAGCAACGCGAGCGAACGCTGCGTGAGCGGCGCCTGCACGATCACCAACTGCAACAGCGGGTGGAACAACTGCGATGGCAATCACAACAACGGGTGCGAGACCCTGGGCCCTTGTCCCGTCGGGGGTGTGATCGGCAGCTGCCAGGGGCAGCGCGGTCGCGGTGACTGCGACAACAACGGGACCTGCGAAACCAACCTTCTGACCTCGAATGCCCACTGCAGCATGTGCGGCGCGCGCTGCCAGCTGCCCAACGGGAGCTCGCGCTGTGTCAGCGGCATGTGCACGCTCACGGGCTGCAGCGGCAACCGCAACAACTGCGACGGCAACCCCTTCAACGGCTGTGAGTGGCAGGGAGCGTGCCCCAACGTAGGCGGCCTCGGTCAATGCCAGCCAGGGCGTGCCGACTGCAGCGGAGGGGCGACCTGCGAGACCGACGTGCTCAATTCCCTGAACCACTGCGGTGGCTGCAATCGCCGCTGCAATCTAACGAACGCGCGCGAGCGCTGCGTGAGTGGCGTTTGCACGCTCATCGGGTGCAACGTCGGCTGGTACAACTGCGATGGGAATATCTACAACGGTTGCGAAACCCGAGGTTTCTGCTTCTGAAGCCTTACCAAGATCTACTCTTGCACCGTCATGTGCATCGTCACCCGCCAGAGACCGCGGCCTCTGCCTCGGCTTCGGGCGGGGTCGCGTCGTCGAGCTGCTCGAGGTAGCCGGGCGGCAGTACCACACGCTGGCGCCCGCCCCGCTTGCCCCGGGGCAAGTGGGCGGCGCCGGGCGGAAAGGGCTCGGAAGCATCCAGCGACCCAAGCACCAGGCTCAGCTGCTCGAGTGTGTTCACCAGCATCAACTGGGGCCGGACGCTGGCGGCGCGGTGGAAGCCCTTGGTGTACCAGATGCTGTGCTTGCGGAACGCGCGCATCGCAGCGGCCTCGCCCAGCCACTCGCACAGCAGTCGTGCGTGCTCCTGGGCGATCTCCTTGACCACACCGAAGTTGGGCGGGTCGCTTGGAACGCGGCCCTCGAACACGTCGGCCAGGTCGCGAAACAACCACGGGCGCCCCAGACAGCCGCGCCCCACGATGACCCCGTCGCACCCGGTTTCGTGCATCATGCGTAGCGCGTCTTCGGCCTCCCAGATATCGCCGTTGCCCAGCACGGGAATGTGACGCAGCGCGCTCTTGAGCTCCGTGATGGCCTCCCAGCACGCCGGACCGTCGTAAAGCTGCGCCGCCGTCCGGGCGTGCAGGCCAACCGCCGCGCAACCTTCTTCTTGCGCGATGCGTCCCGCCTCGAGAAACGTGCGGTAGCGTTCGTCGATGCCGATCCGGACCTTGATGCTCACCGGTACGGAGCCGGCCGCGCGCACGGCGGAGCTCACGATGTTGCGCAGCAAGCGGGGCTTGAGCGGAATAGCAGCACCGCCGCCCTTCCGGGTTACCTTGCGCACCGGACAACCAAAATTGAGGTCGATGTGATCCACCTCGGACGCGGCCACGAGGCGCCCGACGGCGCGACCCACCGAGCCGGGATCGACTCCGCACAGCTGCAGGCTGCGCGTGGCTTCCTCCGGACCGAAGGAAGCGAGGCGCCAGGTTTTGTCGTTGCCTTCTACGAGCGCGCGAGCGGTGATCATCTCGCTCACGTACAGGCCCGCACCGAAGCGCCGGCAAAGGGTTCGGAACGGGTGGTTCGTAACCCCTGCCATGGGCGCCAACACCACGGGTGGCCAGATCCGCAGCGGCCCCAGCAGCAGCGGCTTGAGCTCTGCGGGCGGGCGTGGGGTTGCCTCTTGCTGCATGCCAGCGCGGCAACGACTTACGCGCCGATCCGCGCTCGAAGCGGGTCCGCTCAACTGGACGCCGCGCGGGCGCGGCTGCGATAGCCTCGCAGCAGCTCCTTCGTAACAGGACCTGGCTTGCCATCGCCCACAGCCACGTCATCCACCCGCACCACGGGGGCGA includes:
- a CDS encoding STAS/SEC14 domain-containing protein, encoding MLERLTDLPADVYGLRAGGKVTQQDYNDVLRPLLSDARSRGGRVRFLYHFTPDFEGFTPVGALEDMRLGLQHLRLLERCAIVTDIGWLRNSSRLLGMMMPCPVGIFGNSSWDEALAWVSAPPQARHLTHDLRAESGVLVLELKGPLSAEDFDAVALAVDPWIEAHEELSGLVLHVQAFRGWEDVGSLLRHIAFVRDHHRKVRRVAVAADGKFAGIAPQLARHFVAAELKHFSSADVEGAIAWAGAGAPAASSHEEVSGAPPQ
- the dusB gene encoding tRNA dihydrouridine synthase DusB; this translates as MQQEATPRPPAELKPLLLGPLRIWPPVVLAPMAGVTNHPFRTLCRRFGAGLYVSEMITARALVEGNDKTWRLASFGPEEATRSLQLCGVDPGSVGRAVGRLVAASEVDHIDLNFGCPVRKVTRKGGGAAIPLKPRLLRNIVSSAVRAAGSVPVSIKVRIGIDERYRTFLEAGRIAQEEGCAAVGLHARTAAQLYDGPACWEAITELKSALRHIPVLGNGDIWEAEDALRMMHETGCDGVIVGRGCLGRPWLFRDLADVFEGRVPSDPPNFGVVKEIAQEHARLLCEWLGEAAAMRAFRKHSIWYTKGFHRAASVRPQLMLVNTLEQLSLVLGSLDASEPFPPGAAHLPRGKRGGRQRVVLPPGYLEQLDDATPPEAEAEAAVSGG